A genomic segment from Triticum dicoccoides isolate Atlit2015 ecotype Zavitan chromosome 1A, WEW_v2.0, whole genome shotgun sequence encodes:
- the LOC119287305 gene encoding vesicle-fusing ATPase-like has product MAGRGYQGRGAGGGAGAGAGVSMAVVSTPSQELALTNCAYVSPADIRRFPTALALVGDVLVFALRAHDAVATGSIALNAIQRRQVKVSAGDSITVSSFAPPDDFKLALLTLELEYTKARSNRAEDLDAVLLAQQLRKRFLDQVMTSGQRVPFEFYGTNYIFSVNQALLEGQESSTPLDRGFLSSDTYIIFEAAPNSGIKVINQKEAASSKLFKDKEFNLEKLGIGGLSSEFTDIFRRAFASRVFPPHVVSKLGIKHVKGMLLYGPPGTGKTLMARQIGKLLNGKDPKIVNGPEVLSKFVGETEKNVRDLFLDAENDQKAQGDHSDLHVIIFDEIDAICKSRGSSRDGTGVHDSIVNQLLTKIDGVEALNNVLLIGMTNRKDLLDEALLRPGRLEVHIEINLPDENGRLQILQIHTSKMRESSFLSPDVNLQELAARTKNYSGAELEGVVKSAVSFALNRQISMDDLTKPLDEESIKVTMDDFVNGLHEITPAFGASTDDLERCRLHGIVDCGKAHQHIFQRAMLLVEQVKVSRGSPLVTCLLQGSAGSGKSALAATVGIDSDFAYVKIISAETMIGFSESSKCAQICKVFEDAYKSQFSIIILDDIERLLEFVAIGPRFSNLISQTLMVLLKRVPPKGKNLLVIGTTSETTFLDSIGMSGVFSVTYEVPKLTKEDAAKVLRHLNVFDEADVETAAEALDDMPIKKLYTLVEMAAQGPQGGSAEAIYAGEEKIDLNHFFSILSDIIRY; this is encoded by the exons ATGGCGGGGAGGGGCTACCAGGgccgcggcgcgggcggcggcgccggcgccggcgccggcgtgtCCATGGCGGTGGTGAGCACGCCCAGCCAGGAGCTGGCGCTCACCAACTGCGCCTACGTCTCCCCCGCCGACATCCGCCGCTTCCCCACCGCCCTCGCCCTCGTCGGCGACGTCCTCGTCTTCGCCCTGCG TGCCCACGATGCCGTTGCTACTGGAAGCATCGCCTTGAATGCCATTCAGCGTCGACAGGTGAAGGTTTCGGCTGGGGATTCTATTACCGTTAGCAG TTTTGCTCCTCCTGATGATTTCAAGCTGGCATTGCTCACATTGGAGCTAGAGTATACTAAGGCAAGGTCCAACCGAGCTGAGGAT CTGGATGCAGTCTTGCTTGCCCAACAACTCCGGAAGAGATTTCTGGATCAG GTCATGACAAGTGGGCAACGAGTGCCATTTGAATTTTATGGAACAAACTACATATTCAGTGTCAATCAAGCTTTGCTAGAGGGTCAAGAAAGTTCCACGCCGTTGGACAGAGGATTCCTGTCAAGTGATACATACATCATATTTGAGGCGGCTCCTAATTCAGGAATCAAG GTTATCAACCAAAAGGAAGCAGCTAGCAGCAAGCTTTTCAAAGATAAAGAGTTTAACTTGGAAAAATTGGGGATAGGTGGGTTAAGTTCTGAATTCACAGACATTTTCCGTAGGGCATTTGCTTCAAGGGTGTTTCCTCCTCATGTTGTCAGCAA ATTGGGCATTAAACACGTAAAGGGTATGTTGCTATATGGGCCTCCTGGTACTGGCAAGACCCTCATGGCCCGTCAGATTGGAAAACTGTTGAATGGAAAGGACCCGAAG ATTGTGAATGGACCTGAAGTGTTGAGCAAATTTGTTGGAGAAACAGAGAAGAATGTGAGAGATTTGTTTCTTGATGCTGAAAATGACCAGAAGGCACAAG GTGATCACAGTGACCTCCATGTTATcatttttgatgaaattgatgctatcTGCAAG TCTAGAGGATCTAGCAGAGATGGTACAGGCGTACATGATAGCATTGTAAACCAGCTGCTTACAAAG ATAGATGGTGTTGAGGCGTTGAATAACGTGTTGCTTATTGGAATGACCAACCGTAAGGATTTACTTGACGAAGCTTTATTGAG ACCAGGACGACTGGAAGTTCATATCGAGATAAACTTGCCTGACGAGAATGGTCGTTTGCAAATTCTTCAAATTCATACAAGCAAGATGAGGGAGAGCTCTTTCCTTTCTCCAGATGTTAATCTTCAAGAGCTAG CTGCACGAACAAAGAACTACAGTGGAGCAGAGTTGGAAGGTGTTGTTAAAAGTGCAGTTTCATTTGCTTTGAACCGGCAGATAAGCATGGATGATCTCACTAAACCTTTGGACGAGGAAAGCATTAAGGTTACTATGGATGATTTTGTGAATGGACTTCATGAAATTACTCCCGCATTTGGTGCTTCAACTGATGACCTCGAAAGATGCAG GTTACATGGTATTGTTGACTGTGGCAAGGCACACCAGCACATTTTTCAGAGAGCTATGCTTTTGGTGGAACAAGTTAAAGTTAGCAGAGGTAGCCCACTTGTGACCTGTCTATTGCAAGGTTCTGCTGGAAG TGGTAAATCAGCTTTGGCCGCTACTGTTGGTATTGACAGTGATTTTGCTTATGTCAAAATT ATATCTGCGGAGACAATGATTGGTTTCAGTGAAAGCAGCAAGTGTGCACAGATTTGCAAG GTTTTTGAGGATGCTTACAAATCTCAGTTCAGCATCATAATTCTTGACGACATTGAAAG GTTACTGGAGTTTGTTGCCATCGGACCACGTTTTTCAAATCTGATATCGCAAACTCTTATGGTCCTCCTCAAGAGGGTTCCTCCTAAG GGCAAAAACTTGCTTGTTATTGGAACAACAAGTGAGACAACATTTCTAGACTCCATTGGTATGTCTGGTGTGTTCTCGGTGACCTACGAGGTTCCCAAACTGACAAAGGAGGATGCtgcaaag GTGTTGCGACATTTGAATGTGTTCGATGAAGCAGATGTTGagacagcagcagaagcgctggacgat ATGCCGATCAAGAAGCTGTACACGCTTGTCGAGATGGCTGCGCAGGGGCCACAAGGGGGAAGCGCAGAAGCCATCTATGCCGGAGAGGAAAAGATAGACCTCAACCATTTCTTTAGCATCTTGAGCGACATCATCCGCTACTGA
- the LOC119287291 gene encoding uncharacterized protein LOC119287291 isoform X2, with translation MLGLSDHVRSFVNPVWTSSLSGNDLNTTSPTVKQPDISHEKVQGLSRSFPPAIHLEHHPCENFSFSPPPIDRKRTGPRPCPVCYVPVDQALALMPAAPTASPILQSLNYLSEDNLVLKESNSGSLFGGYPSLEQRDMSFDIKDSMAVHCGFVRGKIPGINTGFDVDEADLSEMRQCQGTVVASAIFGNYDIMQQPENISEFSKDTVCFFMFLDEETEAAIKNTTAVDNTEKIGLWRVVVVHNLPYSDARRNGKIPKLLLHRLFPNARYSLWIDGKLKLVKDPYQLLERFLWRKNVSLAISRHYRRFDVFEEAEANKAGGKYDNASIDNQILFYKREGLTHYSSAKLPITSDVPEGCVIIREHIPITNLFTCLWFNEVDRFTSRDQISFSTVRDKIRSRVNWTADMFLDCERRDFVVQAYHRELMEQRLAALRSQPPPPPPPPPPPPPVVRVQQPRKMLPDSASKEPGRASKKPAGRRSRKSGSKRSHRTKASSGKEPIRL, from the exons ATGCTGGGATTATCTGATCATGTCCGGAGCTTTGTAAATCCTGTATGGACATCTTCTTTGAGTGGAAATGATTTGAATACAACATCACCAACAGTAAAACAGCCGGACATCAGTCATGAAAAGGTTCAGGGTCTTTCACGGAGTTTCCCGCCAGCTATTCACCTGGAGCACCATCCTTGTGAAAATTTCTCATTTTCTCCTCCACCTATTGATAGGAAACGTACTGGACCACGGC CATGTCCTGTTTGTTATGTGCCTGTTGACCAGGCCCTGGCATTGATGCCAGCTGCTCCAACAGCATCACCTATCCTTCAAAGTTTAAATTATTTGTCCGAAGACAATTTGGTACTCAAAGAGTCCAACAGTGGTTCTTTGTTTGGTGGTTATCCATCTCTGGAACAACGAGATATGTCTTTTGACATAAAAGACTCGATGGCAGTACATTGTGG ATTTGTGAGGGGGAAGATACCTGGTATCAATACTGGATTTGATGTAGATGAAGCTGATCTGTCTGAGATGCGGCAGTGCCAGGGGACAGTTGTTGCTTCTGCTATTTTCG GGAATTATGATATAATGCAACAACCAGAAAACATCAGTGAATTTTCAAAAGATACTGTTTGCTTCTTCATGTTTCTGGATGAAGAAACAGAAGCTGCAATAAAGAACACCACTGCTGTTGATAATACGGAAAAAATCGGGCTGTGGCGGGTGGTTGTTGTCCACAACCTTCCTTATTCGGATGCAAGGCGGAATGGAAAG ATTCCAAAACTATTACTTCATCGGCTCTTTCCTAATGCGCGGTATTCACTCTGGATCGATGGGAAACTTAAACTTGTGAAGGATCCTTATCAGCTATTAGAGAG ATTCTTATGGAGGAAAAATGTGAGCTTAGCTATTTCCAGGCATTATAGACGCTTTGACGTCTTTGAGGAAGCTGAGGCGAACAAGGCTGGTGGGAAGTATGATAATGCTTCAATCGACAACCAAATATTGTTCTACAAGAGAGAGGGCTTAACCCATTATTCATCAGCTAAGCTTCCTATTACAAGCG ATGTCCCTGAGGGCTGTGTAATAATAAGAGAGCACATACCCATCACCAATCTCTTCACATGCCTTTGGTTTAATGAAGTTGACCGCTTCACCTCAAGAGATCAGATAAGCTTCAGCACAGTGAGGGATAAAATAAGGTCAAGAGTTAATTGGACTGCAGACATGTTCCTGGATTGTGAGAGGCGCGATTTTGTTGTTCAG GCATACCACAGAGAACTCATGGAGCAAAGGCTGGCTGCCTTACGGAGccagcctccgccgcctccgcctccacctccaccgcccCCTCCCGTGGTGCGTGTGCAGCAACCTCGAAAGATGCTCCCAGACAGCGCATCAAAGGAACCTGGGAGAGCTTCCAAGAAGCCAGCAGGGAGGCGCTCACGGAAATCAGGCTCAAAACGGTCCCATCGAACGAAAGCCTCCAGCGGGAAGGAACCCATTCGACTGTAA
- the LOC119287291 gene encoding uncharacterized protein LOC119287291 isoform X1 — protein sequence MSGGASLGLRTSGSYGSLQQPNGQSPSPSPPVGVRKPGKMSLGGGGPGGGGGRGGERLLFARICMFAGRRRRMLLLLLVAVALVVCFLFSSLVSKDEVAAPGTETMLGLSDHVRSFVNPVWTSSLSGNDLNTTSPTVKQPDISHEKVQGLSRSFPPAIHLEHHPCENFSFSPPPIDRKRTGPRPCPVCYVPVDQALALMPAAPTASPILQSLNYLSEDNLVLKESNSGSLFGGYPSLEQRDMSFDIKDSMAVHCGFVRGKIPGINTGFDVDEADLSEMRQCQGTVVASAIFGNYDIMQQPENISEFSKDTVCFFMFLDEETEAAIKNTTAVDNTEKIGLWRVVVVHNLPYSDARRNGKIPKLLLHRLFPNARYSLWIDGKLKLVKDPYQLLERFLWRKNVSLAISRHYRRFDVFEEAEANKAGGKYDNASIDNQILFYKREGLTHYSSAKLPITSDVPEGCVIIREHIPITNLFTCLWFNEVDRFTSRDQISFSTVRDKIRSRVNWTADMFLDCERRDFVVQAYHRELMEQRLAALRSQPPPPPPPPPPPPPVVRVQQPRKMLPDSASKEPGRASKKPAGRRSRKSGSKRSHRTKASSGKEPIRL from the exons ATGAGCGGCGGGGCGTCGCTGGGGCTCAGGACGTCCGGGAGCTATGGGTCCCTGCAGCAGCCCAACGGCCAGTCCCCCTCCCCGTCGCCGCCGGTGGGGGTCCGGAAGCCCGGGAAGATgtccctcggcggcggcggccccggcggcggcggcggccgcgggggCGAGCGCCTCCTCTTCGCCCGGATCTGCATGTTCGCGGGCCGTCGCCGCCGAAtgctcctgctcctcctcgtcgccgtcgctctCGTCGTCTGCTTCCTCTTCTCATCACTTGTCAGTAAAG ATGAAGTTGCAGCACCTGGCACCGAGACCATGCTGGGATTATCTGATCATGTCCGGAGCTTTGTAAATCCTGTATGGACATCTTCTTTGAGTGGAAATGATTTGAATACAACATCACCAACAGTAAAACAGCCGGACATCAGTCATGAAAAGGTTCAGGGTCTTTCACGGAGTTTCCCGCCAGCTATTCACCTGGAGCACCATCCTTGTGAAAATTTCTCATTTTCTCCTCCACCTATTGATAGGAAACGTACTGGACCACGGC CATGTCCTGTTTGTTATGTGCCTGTTGACCAGGCCCTGGCATTGATGCCAGCTGCTCCAACAGCATCACCTATCCTTCAAAGTTTAAATTATTTGTCCGAAGACAATTTGGTACTCAAAGAGTCCAACAGTGGTTCTTTGTTTGGTGGTTATCCATCTCTGGAACAACGAGATATGTCTTTTGACATAAAAGACTCGATGGCAGTACATTGTGG ATTTGTGAGGGGGAAGATACCTGGTATCAATACTGGATTTGATGTAGATGAAGCTGATCTGTCTGAGATGCGGCAGTGCCAGGGGACAGTTGTTGCTTCTGCTATTTTCG GGAATTATGATATAATGCAACAACCAGAAAACATCAGTGAATTTTCAAAAGATACTGTTTGCTTCTTCATGTTTCTGGATGAAGAAACAGAAGCTGCAATAAAGAACACCACTGCTGTTGATAATACGGAAAAAATCGGGCTGTGGCGGGTGGTTGTTGTCCACAACCTTCCTTATTCGGATGCAAGGCGGAATGGAAAG ATTCCAAAACTATTACTTCATCGGCTCTTTCCTAATGCGCGGTATTCACTCTGGATCGATGGGAAACTTAAACTTGTGAAGGATCCTTATCAGCTATTAGAGAG ATTCTTATGGAGGAAAAATGTGAGCTTAGCTATTTCCAGGCATTATAGACGCTTTGACGTCTTTGAGGAAGCTGAGGCGAACAAGGCTGGTGGGAAGTATGATAATGCTTCAATCGACAACCAAATATTGTTCTACAAGAGAGAGGGCTTAACCCATTATTCATCAGCTAAGCTTCCTATTACAAGCG ATGTCCCTGAGGGCTGTGTAATAATAAGAGAGCACATACCCATCACCAATCTCTTCACATGCCTTTGGTTTAATGAAGTTGACCGCTTCACCTCAAGAGATCAGATAAGCTTCAGCACAGTGAGGGATAAAATAAGGTCAAGAGTTAATTGGACTGCAGACATGTTCCTGGATTGTGAGAGGCGCGATTTTGTTGTTCAG GCATACCACAGAGAACTCATGGAGCAAAGGCTGGCTGCCTTACGGAGccagcctccgccgcctccgcctccacctccaccgcccCCTCCCGTGGTGCGTGTGCAGCAACCTCGAAAGATGCTCCCAGACAGCGCATCAAAGGAACCTGGGAGAGCTTCCAAGAAGCCAGCAGGGAGGCGCTCACGGAAATCAGGCTCAAAACGGTCCCATCGAACGAAAGCCTCCAGCGGGAAGGAACCCATTCGACTGTAA
- the LOC119287313 gene encoding periodic tryptophan protein 2-like, whose product MNYRFQNLLGAPYRGGDAVFAGDSSVLLSAVGNRVATTDLAASSSLTLPFESSANIARLATSPSGDFLLACDEKGRALYANLRRRAVLHRVSFKAAPSAIRFSPDGQLIAVAVGKLVQIWRSPSFRKEFFPFHLLRTFPGFAAGVTSFDWSPDSASLLVACKDLTARILPVKRGTGNKPFLFLGHRAAVIGAFFATDKKTGRVHGVYTVSKDGAIFTWNLVEGNDAASPPSPGTPEQESEQNGEPEIDVGSRKRKSLGELEEPSTTPLHLAKWELQKKNFFMQAPAKLTACDYHRDLDMVVVGFSNGVFGLYQMPDFVCHCQLSISREKITTAIFNSLGNWLVFGCAKLGQLLVWEWRSETYILKQQGHYFDVNCIAYSPDSQLIATGADDNKVKVWTAATGFCFITFSEHTNAVTAVHFMANNHSLLSASLDGTIRAWDLFRYRNFKTFTTPSPRQFVSLTADQSGEVICAGTLDSFEIYVWSMKTGRLLDVLSGHQGPVHGLMFSPISAILASSSWDKTVRLWDVFESKGAVETFQHSHDVLTLAYRPDGRQIACSTLDGLINFWDPFDGLLMYTIEGRRDISGGRLMTDRRSAANTSIGKYFTTLCYSADGSYILAGGNSKYICMYDIGEQVLLRRFQITRNLSLDGVLDFLNSKNMTDAGPLDLIDDEDSDVEDGIDQQTRGSLGHGLPGSMANRGRPIARTKCVKFAPTGRSFAAATTDGVLLYSVDESFIFDPTDLDIDVTPEKVEEALAENQQQRALVLSLRLNEDSLIKKCIFAVDPSNVRAICSSVPFKYLQRLIDAFADLLESCPHLEFILLWAQELCKVDGSYIQQNSRTLLPALKSLQKSITKLHQDLADTCSSNEYMLKYLSSAGTKS is encoded by the exons ATGAACTACCGCTTCCAGAACCTCCTGGGCGCGCCGTACCGCGGCGGCGACGCCGTCTTCGCGGGGGACTCCTCCGTGCTCCTCTCGGCGGTGGGGAACCGCGTCGCGACCACCGacctcgccgcctcctcctccctcacCCTCCCCTTCGAGTCCTCCGCCAACATCGCCCGCCTCGCCACCTCCCCCTCGGGCGACTTCCTCCTCGCCTGCGACGAGAAGGGCCGCGCGCTCTACGCCAacctccgccgccgcgccgtccTACACCGCGTCTCCTTCAAGGCCGCCCCCTCCGCAATCCGCTTCAGCCCCGACGGCCAGCTCATCGCCGTCGCCGTCGGGAAGCTCGTCCAGATCTGGCGCTCGCCCTCCTTCCGCAAGGAGTTCTTCCCCTTCCACCTCCTCCGCACCTTCCCCGGCTTCGCCGCCGGGGTCACCTCCTTCGACTGGTCCCCTGACTCCGCCTCCCTCCTCGTCGCCTGCAAGGACCTCACCGCCCGCATCTTGCCCGTCAAGCGGGGCACCGGGAACAAGCCCTTTCTCTTCCTCGGCCACCGCGCGGCTGTCATTGGCGCCTTCTTCGCCACCGATAAGAAGACGGGCAGAGTCCACGGGGTCTACACGGTTTCAAAGGACGGAGCTATCTTTACTTGGAATTTGGTGGAGGGCAATGATGCTGCATCTCCACCTTCACCCGGGACACCGGAGCAGGAATCAGAGCAGAATGGTGAGCCGGAAATTGATGTTGGGAGCAGGAAGAGGAAGAGCTTGGGAGAACTGGAAGAGCCCAGCACCACTCCACTTCATTTGGCAAAGTGGGAGTTGCAGAAGAAGAACTTCTTCATGCAGGCGCCGGCTAAGTTGACAGCCTGTGATTACCACCGGGATCTTGACATGGTGGTGGTTGGGTTCTCTAATGGGGTATTTGGGCTGTACCAGATGCCGGACTTTGTGTGCCACTGCCAGCTGTCAATATCAAGGGAGAAGATCACTACTGCTATTTTCAACAGCTTGGGGAATTGGCTAGTTTTTGGGTGCGCCAAGCTTGGGCAACTGCTGGTGTGGGAGTGGCGGTCAGAGACCTACATTTTGAAGCAGCAGGGTCACTACTTTGATGTGAACTGCATTGCATACTCACCAGATTCTCAGTTAATTGCTACTGGAGCTGATGATAACAAAGTCAAG GTCTGGACGGCTGCCACTGGGTTCTGTTTCATAACATTTTCCGAGCATACAAATGCTGTTACTGCAGTTCATTTTATGGCCAATAACCATTCTCTTCTCAGTGCCTCCCTTGATGGGACTATTCGAGCGTGGGATCTGTTCCGTTATCGTAACTTCAAGACATTTACGACCCCTTCACCTAGACAATTCGTTTCTTTAACGGCAGATCAGAGTGGGGAAGTAATTTGTGCTGGAACACTTGATTCATTTGAG ATTTATGTTTGGTCAATGAAGACTGGTCGTTTGTTGGATGTACTCAGTGGCCACCAAGGACCAGTTCATGGTCTAATGTTTTCACCAATCAGT GCTATTTTGGCTTCATCATCGTGGGACAAGACCGTTCGTCTTTGGGATGTATTTGAGAGCAAGGGTGCTGTGGAAACGTTTCAACACTCACATGATGTTCTTACCTTGGCTTATCGTCCTGACGGAAGGCAGATTGCATGCAGCACACTAGATGGCCTAATCAATTTCTGGGATCCTTTTGATGGCTTATTGATGTATACAATTGAAGGTCGCAGGGATATTTCTGGTGGGCGCCTCATGACAGATAGAAGATCTGCAGCTAATACAAGTATAGGAAAGTACTTCACGACGCTGTGCTATTCTGCCGATGGAAGCTATATTTTAGCAGGAGGAAACAGCAAATATATCTGCATGTACGATATTGGAGAACAG GTGCTGTTGCGTAGATTCCAGATCACTCGCAATCTTTCATTGGATGGAGTTCTTGATTTTCTGAACTCAAAAAATATGACTGATGCTGGTCCACTAGATCTAATCGACGACGAAGATAGTGATGTTGAGGATGGAATTGATCAACAAACAAGAGGTAGCCTGGGGCATGGTTTACCTGGATCCATGGCAAATCGTGGAAGGCCCATAGCTCGGACAAAATGTGTGAAATTTGCTCCAACAGGAAGATCTTTTGCTGCAGCGACCACTGATGGTGTTCTGTTGTACTCGGTTGATGAATCATTTATTTTTGATCCAACAGATCTTGACATTGATGTTACTCCTGAG AAAGTGGAGGAGGCTCTTGCAGAAAACCAACAACAGAGAGCCCTTGTACTGAGCCTCCGGTTAAACGAAGACTCCTTGATTAAGAAATGCATCTTTGCTGTGGATCCATCCAATGTACGAGCAATCTGCTCATCAGTACCCTTCAAGTATCTTCAGAGATTGATTGATGCATTCGCTGACCTCCTGGAAAGCTGTCCCCATCTGGAGTTCATCCTGCTCTGGGCTCAG GAGCTTTGCAAGGTTGATGGAAGCTACATCCAGCAGAACTCCAGGACCTTGCTTCCTGCTCTCAAGTCATTGCAGAAGTCTATAACAAAGTTGCACCAGGATCTGGCGGACACTTGTTCCTCCAACGAGTACATGCTCAAATATCTGAGCTCTGCTGGGACAAAGAGTTAG